CTTAAAGTCgttaggtttgatctagtggtgagaaATTTAGATAGTATGTATGAGGTTTTGAGTTCGATCATCATTTctgttataaaaattaattaccatgcattaattaatgatataaaaaaattatatctatatatatatagctagaCATTGTTTTGATGGGGTCTAGAATAGAccctagagtttgtaaatactTGGAGATTGATTAATTTGAACATGGTTTTTGATTTGACTTTGtattcatttcattttgttATTTACTAGCTAGGATTAattcaattaatatataatgTTTCTAATGGGAATTGAACATGGGGGGTGAATAAATAGgtttgaatatatataaaaaaaaattaaagttgatCAATTTGATGAAACTAATTATTAACATCAACATCAAGCAGATCTATAGACTAGTATAGGTGAGTGtttgattttataatttttttgtggaATTATTGACTTTGTTAATAGTGTTTGGATCTTCTTCCATTGAATGCAAAGAAattaggagaaaaaaaaaagtgtgtttaAATTACCTAGGGTATGGACTATTTTTGACAGCTTTTTGTCCATATTTTCTCCATCTATAACCATCTTCAAGTTGATCAACTTCACTCTTTGTCATGAAAGCAAATCTTGGTTCCTTTTGTTTCTTCTCTCCTTTCTTCTTCTCCACCTTGTTGTTCCTAtaattcattcaaaaaaaataaaaattaagtaattaataaGCACTTGTTGCACCATCAATTAATGAAATTCAAGGGTTTTGACTTTGAGATAAATTTATTAAGAAgaagagaagatgaagaaaataattaaaacttaCCCATTTTTAGTGGTTTCTTGTCCTGGTTCTTCTTTAACTTGTccaatgtttttctttttcttgccggaatcttcttcttctgctcctcctcctcctcctcctccggCTTCAGAAGATGATGAATTAGAGATAGACGAGTTAAGAAGGGTTTCACCACCAACTATGTCCGGCTTTTGATTATTCCCTTGATCAACAGATGAAAAAACTTCCGAGGAAGAAGGAGATAATACTCCAAAAGGAGAATTATTCACGAGTGAAGATGAATTGTAGTGATGATCCATGTTTTCTCCTTGTAAACATTCAGTGAAACTCATATTATAAGATGATGGATCAAAACAATCATATGATGAACCTAAATTAGGATTtgtagaaaattgtttttcACAAAACATGTTATTAATAGATCCTTGATCTGTTTTTTgatgataattattattatctaacataaAGTTTTGGAAGTAGGGTTGTCTATGTTCATCAGACATGAAGAACAAGGAAGAAAGAGAATGAGAGAagcaaaaaatagaaagaaagaagagtgtGTGTATAGTGAGGTTTTTGGTTGAGACTATAATTTTGTAGTCTTATCTCTTGAAGTTATTGTTatatataagaataaaataaaaagaaaaagaaaaaatgagaaAGTCTTTGGGTTTGAATAGAGAAATGCTGTGGTCACTTTTAAAAAGGAGGTTGACAAAATACCCTCCAATCAAAAGAGTAGAAAGTGCATGCTTTCTCATATGGAAACATATTTGATCAATCTTACTTCCAATAAGGAAACTCATCATCAATATAATTAGTTATAAGCACATATATAGGAGAGATTAATGTCACTTTGCACATTAATAAATCAAAAGACATATTTTTAATTCACTCTAGCTAAAATATGTCCATCAATATAAGTTAATTATGTTGTTAGAACTTAGAATATGATATTTATAATTTCAAGAGgcataatttaaattttattagaacAATGATTATATTACCGTTTTATATAGACCTTTCATAAATAGttcaaaagttgttttttttttttggttataattCCCTGGTTCCCAGGGGAAAGAGACCGTAGTAGTCCTAGTCCAGAGTTCGGTcgcaaggtaagtaaagtctggccaagaaatGATCTTTACTACTAcctttgattatttttataagaaatcattaattttttagattcattgaataattgatatatctgatctatattataaattaaatatatcaattactTCTTTACTaagtttaaaaggtaaattatttcttataaaatggaTCGGAAAgactatttttttacaatttataataataatgaagaaaaaaataaatattttattaaattttttattaaaaatagtagAATTAATCTTAAACCAGATTCACATTGAAGGAAACACATAATTGGCATcactattattaatattattattaatattttttccttctctgtttttttaaaattttataaaatcgttGGAGaagatctttatttttttctttattgtttttattttcttttggtacaAGAAaggtatataatataattattaataacaACAAAAGATACTACCAGTCATATACGTTTCATGACCAGGTTTATTAATCACTCACCATCAACaccataaaatataatataagaaTTCTTTACAAGACAAAATATGGTATTTTGCTATGTATGTGTACACTAATATACACAGGCATTATAGAAAAATCTACTCTTAATAATATCTAGAAGAATCTTGATTTTAACCCTTTGAAACACTAAAAGTTGGCAATGAATTAAACTGATCATTTtaaccaaaaagaaaatgagaaaaatgataATTGTCCAACAAATTGTGAGAATTTTTAAGACAATTTTTTCTGTCATactcttattatatttttacacttttttctttctttaccgTTTTTTATTCCGGAAAAACGATTGACCTAAAAATTAGTTGCACAAATATCAttactcaataaaaaaatatccacTATGTTTGAGTCCGAGTCTTCTAGAAAACTCTCAACCAAAAAATaaccttttttttgttacaacaaaagatatatttttaaacCACCCACAAATTAACTTTTTGTGTTATCTTGGATTGCCAAAAACCTATACACTATATGCACCACATCACATGAAATTACaaataattctattttttttttttggtgaagacAAATAATTCTAATTTAAGTAGAAAGCAGGTAGTGGAATCCGATCCATGTAAACTCTTCATGCACTGGTTTGTATTTTCCAGTCTTTGGGTTGATTTAAAAACATATAGTCAAATAAAGCATGGTTGACTCTGCTATTGGTTTTACCTAGTCTTTCACATGCTATTTCTTCAGTATTTAAAGGGAACATAATTGATGGATTTTAGTGGATATGTTTTTTTCGTAAGATGCTACTTTTCTTCTTCAGCAATTGTTATTTGTATGACTTATAATATGAGATAGTTTAGTAATTTAAATTACTTGTTGAAATTTATTACGGTATTTTTTGTTCTATTATCAGTCCATGTAATATTATTACCACATCACATGTATCACTAAACTTTGTGCAGATACAAAATTAGTTATACGCTTTTCTTTTTACATAAATGAAAGAGCTAAGATTCAAACCCTAATCATGacgtccgacctaacaattttaatatttattagatgtttggtttcaattctggagcagccagaattgattctggacatgTAGAATGGACTCTGACTTGTTTGATTCcttaaaagtagaattgattctgcctccagaatagattctacttgaagctagaaattgtaacttctcattctagaattgatttttacactcaaattctttgttcaactcacttttgtatgaatatatccaaacataaatcaattctatcaaactcaattctattaaaatcaattatgtcaaactcaattctgtcaaaatcaattctgtccacCGCAGGACCAAACACATTAGTTGTTCTCTTTGGTTGCATAAGTCTCATTGTATCTCCTTATATGAACAAACATTTTCGCTGTCAAACAATCCAATTTTTACGTCAAACCAtagtacaatatatatatatatatatgcactgCAAAAGTTCAAGTTTCACATATAAAGTTATATAAAACCTAATATGATACAAGATTATATAAAAACCATATAAAGTTATATAAAAACCTAATATGATACAAGATTATATAGAATTGGTCTTATGCGATAACTATTAGTCCACACTAAATAgagataaaatttgaaaaaatggtatttatttatatgtaaaGAGTGACATATGATCGACACCttacaaattgtttttgtaaatataaactcaaataatatCAACCTTAATAAGATAAGAATCTATCGATTTTGATCATTTCCCACTATTTATATACACACATCAAGTCTATCAATGTTGGACATAAAAGATGAAGAGTGTCTCTCTCTCTTAGGTGATCTCGGCGCTGCCACCTCATGATCTTCTATATCCCCCTTTATGGTATAATTTTTGCCTTTTGTAAGAATCGAACCACGTGCCCTAGAGCTCAAGTACATGTCCAATACATTTCCACTACCACTTGAgctaatatatagatatataagaTCTAAAAAGACACTTCTACCTTACGATTCAC
This portion of the Trifolium pratense cultivar HEN17-A07 linkage group LG3, ARS_RC_1.1, whole genome shotgun sequence genome encodes:
- the LOC123914394 gene encoding WRKY transcription factor 28-like, with amino-acid sequence MSDEHRQPYFQNFMLDNNNYHQKTDQGSINNMFCEKQFSTNPNLGSSYDCFDPSSYNMSFTECLQGENMDHHYNSSSLVNNSPFGVLSPSSSEVFSSVDQGNNQKPDIVGGETLLNSSISNSSSSEAGGGGGGGAEEEDSGKKKKNIGQVKEEPGQETTKNGNNKVEKKKGEKKQKEPRFAFMTKSEVDQLEDGYRWRKYGQKAVKNSPYPRSYYRCTTQKCTVKKRVERSYEDPTTVITTYEGQHNHPVPTSLRGNAASMFTPSHLLSTPTPFTSTGSNYNFPQELLLHMHHHNNNNQSTTYATSNASSIYSSSQHNNINNSLFQQYQQQVLPNHDQFGLLQDIVPSMFLNRSNHN